In the Pogona vitticeps strain Pit_001003342236 chromosome 2, PviZW2.1, whole genome shotgun sequence genome, TATTGGACTGGCTGGCAATGGGCAGAATTCCAGGCAGCAGCCTTAACTGTTATACCTGGGGATGCCAGGGATTAAactactggatagttcagtggtttaggtctctggctgcgtaGCCAGAAGTTACAATGATTTGTTGACCTCTTTGGTAATTACATTACATGGTTGTGAATGCATTCTTTTTGTTAACTGAAAGTGCTGCCTCTTGTTTTACAAGGTGGCCAGAGAAATTCCGCTCACCCACTTATTAAAACTTTAAACAATGGTCCTGAACTCCAGAGCAGCATGGGGCCCTTCTGATGCTTCCAAGCAAGGTTGCCAGATCAGCAACCTCATGTCCATTGCAACATTACAGCCTGAAATCACTGATGTTGCAGGGATTGGCCTGTGTGAGATCACAGAGGGGAGACAGTAAAAACTGAGGGGAAGTCAGAACTctttctggaaaaataaagatCCAAACAAGCACAAGGTGTTGAATTATGGGTAGAACCTGGACAGTCAATTAAATATGACAGCCAcgagctggtgtgtgtgtgtgtgtcatttttcaACAGCTGGCCAGATAGCAAACCATATCTAGCAGCTGCAGAAGTGTCCATCACTCTCATGAGACCTTTTATCCCTCATAGCGTTACATACAGCACATGTGACCTGAGACGTTTTACCTGCTGCTTACTGACACTCCATGAGGAGATTTATTTGCTTAGGTCCTGCTGGCATATACAGCGGAGAGGGATCACTAACTGAAGTGGTGTGGTAAATAAAGGTGCAAATGGTGGGGTAAATAAAGGGCCCAAATGCATAGACCTCCTAGAATCCAATTTTCAGCTTCTAGTTTCCTGATGCCTCCACATTGTATGAGCCCAGCCACATACAAGCATAAGCATTTTCACAATGAACAACTGTGTTGAAAGAATTCAAGGTGCTCAAAGCCTTGGAACAGACTCAATATGGCCAACAGTCTAACCCATAGTACAGATCTGATGTAACTAATTTGATGCTGCAGTATATGTGGCCCAATGAACATACAAGTTGTTAAGTTTGATCCAAAGGGTAGAAATAGAACGGTAGAAATAGAAGAAGCCTCCCGGAAGATTGGAAAGCATGGCAAAATACACATTTGGGCGTCTCCTGGGCAATGCTGTGCAGCAGCCAGCCAggccttcacttccagaagccttgCACCGTAAACTGGCTGATGAGCAAAATGGCCCAATGGTCCTTTTTTGTGACCACAAATGATAATCATTTctaacattttaatgtgtttttaatttttgcctaTAGTTCATgaatgtccataattttaaattgtgcaatgctttgataggaaggaaggaaggtgtatAATTTTGGAAATTGTATACTAATGGATATAATGGCATTATAATTTTGCATGGCGACCACTAATAAGTACAGTTCCAGTAAGTGAGGTTTATTGAGAGAAGCTGCTGAACATGTTcaatatgcattgtctccaacacatttttgatgtcacctggcaggagaaagttccaaacagagtagtcctagaatgagctggactttttagcatgtatatattactgaaacagcgacgtctacgttggcttgggcatgtcgtgagaatggctgatggtcagattccagaatatctcttgtatggagaattagtgcagggaaatcgccccagagggaaaccacagctgtgatacaaggacatctgcaagtgggatctgaaggccttaggaatggacctccacagatgggaaaccttgacatctgagcattcagcctggaggcaggtggtgcatcacggcctctcccaatttgaagagacccttatccagcaggctgaggcaaagaggcagtcccgaacccagtaaaatcagggagctggacaggggacagattgtatttgtctttagtgtgaaAGAgtttgtcactctcaaattggccttctcggccacactagatgctgttccaagtcctatattcagagcacactaccataatctctcgagactaaaggatgcctactctaATCTAAATACACTTACTGATAAGAAACATACTCTCTATGCTTACATTATAATAACATATAATTGTTCTGTGTCTCTATAAAACTATAGTTTGTGGGCAAAACATGATGCATAAGACCTGTAAATATAATTGCAAAAGCCATTATGTAAATGCAATACATAGAATAACTTTATATGTGTCATTCCTTTAGTCTTGAAGTTTAATCATACTTGCCTAAAATATCttattatttttgttacttttatcTACAGGCTGAAAGCATAGAGCAACTTGTGAGCATGGATTTCCTTTTGCTAAAGGTCTTCCTGATGCATCTTGGCATGTTGTTTAGTGTTCCCTTGATTTTCATTGTCATGCTCTATTTTATGTCACCAGCCACGCTGTTCACACTTGGCGCATGGTAAGTGGGAAGAATTGTGGAAAGACTGCTCTGTATCAAAGATGTGAAAGTGAGCCATTCACTGTCCTGGAACAGGCAGGCCAATGGGCAGGCAGATGACATGTGTGGTGCCCAAGCTTCCCTAAGGAGCGcgtagcactcggtcagagagttccacaggccacttgcctaccacctttgcgctgaggcaagtcccaagacctcagcagtgcgtagtgtaagccccttgaacaagtctgaccttaaaataaCCCTTTATTTTTACccaatactttgcaagtacaaacacatgggctttgtgattccttagaactcacaacagcttggttaggtaggactcttacaagatagctagtttgtggccctctccactccctggatttagccagaccctgctgttcaagagactagttcttttgtaagaatttttataattattttttattggaaaaataagagtTTCATGGAATCactttatattgctcaagctttagcataaagaacatattcaaagattattacggttaaataaaataactaatccccattttaaaaaactactaagctgggctaaggtggactagccccacctcctcctttctctttacttacattctttctccttcaagccacatgctcaaaccatcaagttctttttctctccctataTCATGGAATCAAACTTCTCCCACATAACAAATTgttcattttctacattctctaactcctcccttcttctcaaCCATGGTTCTAGAGCATGTGGACTACAACCTCTTTAGCAAGAAGAgaggggagggaagtgtgcagtggggtccctcaaggttctgtcttgggcccagtgctctctGGACGAGAGTATTGAAtcagcactcatcaaatttgctgtgACACAAAGCTTGGGAGGGAGggattgctaatactttggaagatagactcaacatccAAAAGAATCTAGATAGAcctgaacattgggccctatccaataaaatgcagttcagtggtgggaaaagtaaggtcctgcacttaggcaggagaaaccagatgcagaGGTACAGGATAGATGGTACCTGGctcaacagtagtacctgtgacagggatttaggtgtcctggtggaccaccgccTAAGGaggagtcagcagtgtgctgcagctgccaagaaagctaACACAGTCCtgggctgcatcaacagggggatagcatcaagaccatgggaagtgatagtaccactctataccacgctggtgaggccacacttggagtgctgtgtcctgttcaccacaatacaaaaaaagacactgaggccctggaagaggtgcagagaagagcaacaaagatgataaggggattggaggctaaatcctatgaagaacaactaaaagaactagatATGTTTAGCTTAACTAAGAGAAGACAAAGGGGAGACATgctagcagtcttccaatatctgaagggttgccacagggaagagggcatcgatctattctccattgcgcctgcgggtaggacaagaaccaatgggtggaaccTCGTCAgaaggagatccaacctggaaataaggaagaAGCACAATATTTCCTTATCACAAAGGAGGTGAAGCAATAGATCAAATTAGGTAAGAGGGAATACACTAGGAAGCCTCACGTAATCATCTACTGCCCCCTGTAGGCACACAGTTTCTTGGAAAGCATAGGTGTACatttcttcccttccaccaccTGGTCTAAACTAGAATTTGGTAGCAGCAATGTGAGGATCAGAACAACCCGGGGGCTGCACTGGAGGACCTGCCCGCCCCCGCCAAAAGTTGTTCACCCTTTCTTTATTTGAATGTGAATTCAAAGCTTTAAAAGATGTCCTGTACTTGATTTGTGGAGGGGGAGACAGAAGGAGAGATTAAAAGTGCAATTGTATGTTGCACAGCTAAACCTGTATAACAGGACGTTGCCCAATTTGTAGTGATAATCATGCAAAAGTGGAAGTCATTGCCAAGAAGCAGTTCCACAAGCCTGTTGTGCAACACCTTGTGCCATGAATTGTTCAATTCATTGTGCTATCAGATTGTGCAGTATGGACTCCCTAGGCATATAACATCCTGCAAACATCCATGGGTGTAACTTTATGTTACACCAACCGCCACAGTGGTTCAGCCTATGTCTGTTTAAGCAGAAGGAAGCCACTGAGCATATTGGCTgtactgggagatgtagtccaaaaataataattgtgttatCAACTTTGAAAAAACAACACTGCCATGATGTTCTCTTGCctcatgatttttcccccttaggtgCCTGTCTTGGAAATATGGGTTAAAGGAGAGATACGCTGAGCACCAGGGCTACAGGTTCTGCTACTTCTCCCTTGGGAAACCGAGCCTCAAGCCATCCATCCTGTTGCTTCATGGCTTCTCACTCAGGAAGGAATCGTGGCTATTTATAATTAAAGTACGTTTTCTTTACTTCCTTTGACAACCAACTGTGTTTGGCTTGGCCAGGAACGCTGCTGAGGTGCTGATGGCCAGGAACAGATTCTCTTCACCAGCCAATATCGTGATGGACCACCTTTCACGTGGCGGTCCGTCATGATATTGAGCATATTTTAGCATAATTTTTCATCTGAGGGCATTGTAAAGGCAAACTACCTGATGGAAAGATATTCCCATTGATCTTTTGCATGGTGGCATTGGACTGAATGGGAGGTTATTTACTTAAGAGGAATCTGTGCTCAGCGCTtggaacagctcccagaatcccctcagcTAGCTTGGGGTGGCATGCTaaaaaaaagggtttttttccagttttctgataccctgtttccccgaaaataagacctaacctgaaaataagccctagtatgttttttcaggatgcttgtaaatataagccctacccaaaaaataagccccagtaattaaaaccccgccctccacccttgtgcagcaaccagaagatgacatgactatatttgaataaatgtcggttgttgtacatgaaaaaaatatattaaaaatcccCTGgaaatgagccctaatgtgtttcttggagcaaaaattaatataagaccatgtcttatttttgaggaaacacagtACATGCCTGTGGACTGAGGCTTTTTCTAAATACAGTGATCTTAGCCCCAGGGTGTGGGTTACAACCACTTGCTGGCTGGGAGCGGATGCAGTTCCTGAGGCCTGGGATTCCATGGAAGTAAAACTGTGTGTCCAAGGGTAATGGTGTAATCTTCTTGGTTAGTGGCAGCAACAGACTCCTTAGATTCCAAGCAAGCAGGCACATGCAGgcaacagacattaaaatctcaTAGTTTCCTTAAGCACGATAGCAGAGTGGCAAGGCAAGCATGGAAATGTAAGTCCAGATTCTTATCCACTGAACCACCGTGTGCGCCTGTGTTTGTGACCTCGGCCTTTCCTTGTTCTTCTAAGAGACACCAGGATCGAAGGGCAAAGTGGAGTGCATCATGTTTGTGTCATGTGGCATCTGCCTTCAGGACAGTGGTCTTTTCCCTGGACTTGTCTGCTCTTGTTTGGATTTCATCCAGgagaaagcttggaaaaattcctcCCAGGCTCCTGTTCCCAGAACCTTCCAGTCTGCACGGTTACTGGCCATCTGGCTGTAGGGCTCTTATGTCATGGAGTAACTTCTTAAAGCTCTGATCTTGAACTTCTGTTTAAAGGGGAAAACCCCTCTTATAACAGCTTCCTTTACAACTCCCTGCTTTTACAACCATTCCAGTATCAGTGACTGGTactgtaatgcagtggttcccaaccttgggcttccagatgttcctggactacaactcccagaagccttcatcaccacctctgatggtcaggatttctgggagatgaagtccaagaacatctggaggcccaaggttggggaccactgctgtaatgtACCAAGCATGACAAGAAGATAGGAAAGGTAGGAGGGAAAATAGAGAAGACAGCGGAGGCTAGAGTGACCAGCCAGCCCACGAGCTAGATAGAGAAGGTGTGGGAGAGGTTTTGCTTATAAAGCAGGACAATGATCTAGCAACCAAACCCTTATTTTAAAGTTGAGCCTAGTAGTTTTCTCCTTGTTCCTCCTTACTGGAGGAAATACATCATTTTGTACCTTTTGCTTCTCGTTGTGTGATGAATTCTGCATTTCATGTGTTTTACAATACTGTATCTTGTTTTGTATTCATTCTCCTTAGTATGTCTTCATCTGGAACCCTCTCAATCCAGGACAATTCTTGCCATCCAGCAATAAATCtatatttcaaatgcttctatcTTTTTGATAGTAGCCTATGGAGAAGTCCATAATTTTATTCCCTACAGCAGAGCTAACAAcagtgtaatttatttattttttattaatactTGCTAATTCACATTGCTTTAATTTGTTACTGGCTATTTGAGTCATTCCTAGTGGTGTTTTTCAGTTGTACAACTGATAAATTAACACATGAACCTTTTTTTACTGGATTAACACAAATGTTTAACAATTTAATGTTGATGTTTAGCACTATTCatggtaacatttccaagttctgatataTGCTAAGAACTCTGTGTTAGTGGAAAAGTCTTCAATAGGCAGATGCACAGACAAGAATCGACTCTCCCAGATGAAGGCAATAGCACTGGGTCACAAAGGGGTCAAAAAGCCAACTCCATAAACCATCTAATTCTGGTGTGTATGCTTACCTCTCTCCAAGTACTTCCCGAAGGACACCCACTTGATCTGTATTGACATGCCTGGGCATGGGAAAACCTCTTGTTTGCCAGGAGACAGCTACAGTGGATTTGATCAGGCTAGAAGGATACACCAGGTGAGTCCTTTCTTGAAAGCCCTCCTTAGGCATTCAGAGTAATCGATTGTTTCGTTTGTGGTCATCTGTTTTCTATTATGCTTGAGTACATCATCTTGTTTTGAGATGGataccacccagaatagtgttaTGGACTATTGGgggcaggaaacaaacaaacaaacaaacaaacaaacaaacaaaccattctaAATTCCCTCATTCCTCATCGCACTTGATTCAGAAGCTAAGGAAGTCTTACacttacacatacatacacaccctTAAGCCAGCATTTACACCTCTAATACACAGCACATAGCACCTCTTTGTTCTTGCTTCTTGTTTCAGTTTGTCGAGTGTATTGGTCTAAACAGACAGCCTTTCCATCTGGTTGGCATCTCCATGGGCGGAATGGTTGCTGGCCTTTACGCTGCTCAACATCCTTCAGATCTCTGTGCCTTGACCCTCCTCTGCCCAGCCGGTGAGTATCAACATTCATTTATATCAAAAGAAATCCTAAGACTGCTGAATTCTGAATGGAGAGGCCAGGATGTCTGCTGTCCTCTCTAACTGAGCAGGGAGATAAACGCGGGGCGTGTGGGTTTTGGTTTCCACCCCCATATCATATAAGGTGGCCATTTTTATAAAACTGAAAGCGACTACTGTACATGATCACTTCTGGTTTTGCATTAAGGATATTTGGGG is a window encoding:
- the LOC110079936 gene encoding monoacylglycerol lipase ABHD6, with amino-acid sequence MDFLLLKVFLMHLGMLFSVPLIFIVMLYFMSPATLFTLGAWCLSWKYGLKERYAEHQGYRFCYFSLGKPSLKPSILLLHGFSLRKESWLFIIKYFPKDTHLICIDMPGHGKTSCLPGDSYSGFDQARRIHQFVECIGLNRQPFHLVGISMGGMVAGLYAAQHPSDLCALTLLCPAGLRYPVDNELMKKMKELEKTHKLYTENPLIPLTVTTIAGFLKLTMYKSMKLPNQILRGMLKRREQESNFFVKCFSDLFSEENRYQLQDNISKIKTPTLVIWGKNDHVLDPSGAEILARAIPDTQVHVLEKCGHLITLDMPTKAMGFIMDFHTSLSIKMSKKLV